The genomic interval GTCTCGCTCCTAATCCCTGGTGGTAAATCCTGAAAGGCACAGCCGTTCAATTTCTTTCCATCTGTCAATCctgctttgtttatttctaCTTTCTATGAATTGTCCTCGTCTTTTGCAaaggattattgtttttttgttttttttcttcctccctctgattctgcagcagctgttctGATCCACAGACACACGAGAGCTCAGCTCGACAGTTAGAGACATTTTAGAAACAAATCTGGACTCATGCTGCTTTTTCCTGCGGTAATTGAACTTGACGTTTTCTCGCTTTGATCAGCGAGTGTTGAGTTTCTGTAAATCTTGCGTCACTGTGCAGTTTTACTAACCGTGGACTTTTCAGATGGGAAACGCGTCAGACACGtctgctgtgtttgtctccaCCATCTCCAAGGAGCACGACTTCCTCATGGGTTCACTGTACAGCGTCTTCTGTAAGTCCTCGCTCCTCCGGCTGCCGACTCCTCGTCTGCACCAGTCTGAACCTTCTCTCTTTATATTTAGGTTTACTGTCCCTCGTGGGAAACTGCGTCCTGCTACTTGTTGCACATCACAAGCGCTCGACCTTGAAGCCGGCAGAGTTCTTCATCATCAATCTCTCCATCAGTGACCTTGGGATGACGCTCTCGTTGTTCCCTCTGGCGATTCCTTCAGCGTTTTCACACAGGTACCGTCTCAATGTCCCACTGCAAATTCATCTACGACTACTgacaaatataatgaaaaaataaatgattacaaacaaatcaatgaatcaaatctTTACGTTGTTTTCTATTGTGACAATTCCCTGTTTTTCTATTGGCTGTCGGCTGATCGGACCTGAGGTCGTCTCCTCGGACTTCAACAGGCATCTTTCAgtatttattgacattttacagagcAGGAGTCTTTCTTTTCTACATGTGATCTGTATTGTCTTGTGTCCTCCTGAGCAGTAGGGGGCGTACGTTCATGTCAGCAACCACAGGTGCTGCTGATATAGAGAGGCAACATTAGGCTGTATGAAAGGTTATTGAACGTGATGGACACAACAGAGtgaagacacaaaataaatgttatacAGGTTTGATTTCTCTGCTCAGTAACCAGGAGCCACTTCAGTATTGGACTCAGCTGATTGATTAGTGATGATCCTGGTCTTTGTGTCTTCAGGTGGCTGTTTGGAGAGGTCGCCTGTCAGCTCTACGCCATGTGTGGAGTCCTGTTCGGTCTCTGCAGCCTGACCAACCTCACCGccctctcctccgtctgctgCATGAAGGTCTGCTTCCCCAACCACGGTGAGCAGACGACGGACCGACCAACTGATCTGATCACAAACAAcagatctgatcacaaacaacagatctgatcacaaacaacagatctgatcacaaacaacagatctgatcacaaacatcagacaaacaacagatctgatcacaaacatcagatctgatcacaaacaACAGATCCGATCATAAACatcagatctgatcacaaacatcagatctgatcacaaacatcagatctgatcacaaacatcagatctgatcacaaacaTCAGATCCGATCATAAACAAcagatctgatcacaaacatcagatctgatcacaaacatcagatctgatcacaaacatcagatctgatcacaaacaTCAGATCCGATCATAAACAAcagatctgatcacaaacatcagatctgatcacaaacatcagatctgatcacaaacaACAGATCCGATCATAAACAAcagatctgatcacaaacatcagatctgatcacaaacatcagatctgatcacaaacaACAGATCCGATCATAAACAACAGATCTATAACCTTGATCACAAACAACAGATCCGATCACAAACAACAGATCCGATCATAAACAACAGATCTATAACCTTGATCACAAAGCACAAGAGGGAAAATACTACCTCAATAACTGCAAAGCTCTCCTATCTGCTCAGGTAACAAGTTCTCCTCGTCACACGCCCGCCTCCTGGTGGTGGGAGTGTGGTGTTACGCGTCAGTGTTTGCCGTGGGGCCCCTGGCTCAGTGGGGACGTTACAGCGCCGAACCTTACGGGACGGCCTGCTGCATCGACTGGCACGCGCCCAACCACGAGCTCTCGGCGTTGTCTTACATCGTCTGCCTCTTCGTCTTCTGCTATGCGCTGCCCTGCGCCGTCATCTTCCTTTCCTACACCTTCATCCTGCTGACGGTGCGAGGCTCGCGTCAGGCCGTCCAGCAGCACGTGTCACCGCAGACCAAGACCACCAACGCACACGCGCTCATCGTCAAGGTCAGAGATCACGAGCGTGTGTGCCATAATAGATAAGGGGATGATACTGaagatatttgtgtttttactttcccCTCCACAGCTGTCGGTCGCGGTCTGTATCGGCTTCCTGGGCGCCTGGACACCGTACGCTGCCGTGTCCATGTGGGCGGCTTTCGGAGATGCCACACGAGTTCCTCCTGCCGCCTTCGCCCTGGCCGCCATATTTGCCAAGTCTTCCACCATCTACAACCCCGTGGTCTACCTGCTGTGCAAGCCCAACTTCCGGGAGTGTCTGTACAGAGACACGTCCACGTTACGGCAGAGGATCTACAGGGGGAGTCCGCAGTCGGAGCCGAGGGAACGTTTCGGATCCAACTCGCAGCACAAAGCGGACGTGGGCGTCTCCAACGGGCAGCATGACGGCTATGGGGCGTGTCTGCACTGCACGGAGAACACGGCGCTGCGTCACGTGACCCCGGCCCAGAGGACCGCCTGCATCCTGACCGGGTCCACCTACACAGAGGTGACCGTCAGCCAGCTCTCTGCCGAGCCCCAGGCTGGTTTCCTCTAGAGGGACGGAGACGAGACAGACAACTGAACAACCACCAGCCAAGTCACCGAGACTGCAGCATGAAAACACTCACAAGTGGCCTCTGCATGGTGAAATGCCCGAGAGTCCCAGAAATCCACGCTGTGCTTAATTCATCTGAGGAGATTTGCCACAAAATTCTTGCACTTGGATTATTCTGAGAGCTCCTCTCCCGTCAGCTCTGCTTCATTTTAATGCACCGGAACGTAACAGGATtgggaggaagcaggaaatGAGACGTGAGAACTCCTGCTGGCTTCGAGGTTAATTAGTCCAATGAAAGACGTCAGAGCAGCTCAGTGATGAAGTTGTGAACGACTGTACGACtcaagaagaggaggaagagtattAATGACCGGTCAGTGAAAGAGCAGATTTATTGTAGAGGATTATGGGTTGAGTGCGAACAGATTCATAAGAAACTCATGAAAGTGTTGTATAAGACATTTTGCTTACACATGGTTAAGATGTCAGGTTCATCATGTTAATGTGGTTattcatgttctcatgttcagtttcctgcagctcccctttaaggcccctccctcccagtgaagcccagtctgctctgattggctgactggctccactgttgtgattggtcaaccacttcaGGGCTAGTAGGAAGTTCTCAGGCTTCACTCATCTTTGTTGGAGCTCTGGTCGAGGTCgaccagctaagagatcgcaacgtgattggttgttcactcttcttcttcattgttttAATGGTGGTTGGCGACCAGCGTAACAGGcagagttttccctttgtcctctgacagtggcagaaataTTTTATTGGTTCGAAAGAAGTCGTCATTTGATGTTAGTGTACAACGACAACTAACACAACATGAACCGTAACCAAATTAAACTCTGCATTTAAAAGCtttgaaagtgtaaaatcaaaaatcaaattgGTTGAGACAAGCTCATTCTCATCTGGTCGTTGGGGGCGTGTTCTCGGTTTTCGTTAGGGGCGTGTTCTCGgtctttgttgggggcgtgttCTCGGTCTTCGTTGGGGGCGTGTTCTCGGTCTTCGTTGGGGGCATGTTCTTGGTCTTCGTTGGGGGCATGTTCTTGTCTTTGTTGGGGCGTGTTCTCGGTCTTCATTGGGGGCGTGTTCTCGTCTTTGTTGGAGGCGTGTTCTGTCTTTGTTGGGGGCCTGTTCTCGTCTATGTTGGGGGCGTGTTCTCGgtctttgttgggggcgtgttCTTGTCTTGGTTGGGGGCGTGTTCTCGGTCTTTGTTAGGGGCGTGTTCCCGTCTTGGTAGGGGGCCTGTTCTCgtctttgttgggggcgtgttCTCTCTGTTGGGGGCGTGTTCTCGGTCTTTGTTGGGGGCGCGTTCTTGTCTTGGTTGGGGGCGTGTTCTCGTCTTTGTTGGTGGCGTGTTCTCTCTGTTGGGGGCGTGTTCTCGGTCTTTGTTGGGGGTGTGTCAGACAAGCTGCCAGACGCTGTGCACTTCTGTCCGGACGACTGGCGAGGCGTTCAGGAGCATCAGTGTTTCCTTTCatggagaggagctcccttcactttgggctttttcattttgcagaacttttacaaTCACAAAAAGACATGTAACTCACtagaggaaaaactaaaaaagcagaatatgtttCCTTTAAATTGGTCCCAAAGCTAATATGATGAACATTCAaattctgtttcctgtgaggAACCAAACAATAAATGTTCAAGCCTGAAGGGTCCCAGTGATTTAGAGCatctctttaaaataaagaggtccgtactactactactcctaCAACATTACTActaaactactactactacattactactatactactactacaacaactatattactattactactactacattACTActaaactactactactactaccacattactactactactactaccactactactacgaccacattactactactactactactactactaccactactactactactactactactaccactactattACTACCACattaccactactactactactactactaccacattaccactactactactactaccacatcactactactactactactaccactactactactaccactaccacattactactactactactactactactactaccactactactactaccactaccacattactactactactacttctgtGCCGTGTCAATGTTACTCAGTCAGATAAAACTGTTTATACGGGGggaaaaatctaatttgacAGAATTGTGATTAGAGATGAAtttctctaccccccccccccccccccctctccagaCTCCTTCAGGTTGATTAGATCTTAGCGtagataaaaaatgaataaataaaaaactacacTTACTAATATTAAATCAACCTGTAATTCAGGAGACTTCtttaagaaacagaaaacaagggGAAGCAGAGGATGATCCATCTTGTACAGTAACAGTGAATCTCCTTCTTCGAGTTGATGGATTTTATAATGTGCTTTGacaaatgttcacacacacccttacacacacacacacacacacacacacacacacatagaataCTAGTGTTGTCCTTATGTTTGTATTTACTGCTAAAAAGAAAGTGCATTTACACAAACTATGTTAAAAAGccatcaccatggtaacaaccATGTCTGACTGTATGTGACAGTATGAACCAAAAGACTGACAGTTAGTTTTCACCACAGATCTAAATACAACAAGCACGTAGCCATATTtaattctttctcttttaacGTGGTGCTGTGCAGCTTCATGTAAATACAGATTATGTGGATTTGTGTTCTGATCCGATAACACGTCTTTAAAGTAGCTTCACTCagataaaaatgattattactatgccatttttatttctttttcagtgttgttttttatgtaaagtgtctttgagtgctataaatgaaaagtgctatatcaataaaattatataataattataattattaaaactGCAATTTTGATTTCCTGCACATCATTTCTTCTTCGCTGCTCCACAACAGCTGGTGACTGCGCTGACACTTTCCAGTAGTAAAAACATGAGGTGAAccatattattgttttattctgttactgtgaaagattCAGTCTAAAAGTATTTCATTTCTCTAAACTGTTTCTGCACGTTAACAGTTTGTTAAATGAATTGTTATATTTATTCctgattcattttgtgttgaag from Scophthalmus maximus strain ysfricsl-2021 chromosome 3, ASM2237912v1, whole genome shotgun sequence carries:
- the opn7d gene encoding opsin 7, group member d, producing MGNASDTSAVFVSTISKEHDFLMGSLYSVFCLLSLVGNCVLLLVAHHKRSTLKPAEFFIINLSISDLGMTLSLFPLAIPSAFSHRWLFGEVACQLYAMCGVLFGLCSLTNLTALSSVCCMKVCFPNHGNKFSSSHARLLVVGVWCYASVFAVGPLAQWGRYSAEPYGTACCIDWHAPNHELSALSYIVCLFVFCYALPCAVIFLSYTFILLTVRGSRQAVQQHVSPQTKTTNAHALIVKLSVAVCIGFLGAWTPYAAVSMWAAFGDATRVPPAAFALAAIFAKSSTIYNPVVYLLCKPNFRECLYRDTSTLRQRIYRGSPQSEPRERFGSNSQHKADVGVSNGQHDGYGACLHCTENTALRHVTPAQRTACILTGSTYTEVTVSQLSAEPQAGFL